The following proteins are co-located in the Microcystis wesenbergii NRERC-220 genome:
- the devC gene encoding ABC transporter permease DevC — MKLTHLFKKTPLSWLQVTREKTRLIVAIAGIAFADFLIFTQLGFRDALFDASVKPHYVLDADLVLINPQFDTLFAVKSFSRDRLYQAKRVEGIQSIAPVYIASAQWRNPETALERTTLVFGFDPSQRVFTLPEVNQKSSDLKMLNRVLYDQAGRPEFGPIADLLQKNPDLTVQLNKKEVQVAGIFTLGASFAADGNVISSDSTFLRLFPERQPHEIDIGLVKLQPGANIEAVKVNLQALFPKNEVIVLTLKEFAEREKTYWANGTAIGFIFGLGTVVGFIVGIVIVYQILYSDVTDHLPEYATLKAMGYGDWYLVGVLMQEALLLAVLGYIPGFIVSLGVYHLASSATLLPIVMTTPRAIEVLILTIIMCIASGIVAMGKLRTADPADIF, encoded by the coding sequence ATGAAACTAACCCATCTATTCAAAAAAACGCCCCTATCTTGGTTACAGGTGACGCGAGAGAAAACCCGTTTGATCGTGGCTATTGCCGGGATTGCTTTTGCTGACTTCTTAATCTTCACACAGTTGGGGTTTCGGGATGCCTTATTTGACGCTTCCGTTAAACCCCATTATGTTCTCGATGCGGATTTAGTCCTGATTAATCCCCAATTCGATACCCTCTTTGCGGTGAAAAGTTTCTCACGCGATCGCTTGTACCAAGCTAAAAGAGTCGAGGGCATTCAATCTATAGCCCCAGTTTATATTGCTTCGGCCCAGTGGCGCAATCCCGAAACTGCCCTAGAAAGAACTACTTTAGTCTTTGGTTTTGATCCCAGTCAACGGGTTTTTACCCTCCCAGAAGTCAATCAAAAATCCAGTGATCTAAAGATGTTAAATCGCGTCTTATACGATCAAGCAGGAAGACCAGAATTCGGTCCAATTGCCGATTTACTCCAGAAAAACCCCGATTTGACAGTTCAGTTAAATAAAAAAGAGGTACAGGTAGCGGGAATTTTTACCCTTGGTGCCTCCTTTGCTGCCGATGGTAACGTCATTAGCAGTGATTCTACCTTTTTAAGGCTCTTTCCCGAACGTCAACCCCACGAAATCGATATAGGACTGGTGAAACTGCAACCGGGGGCAAATATCGAGGCAGTTAAGGTCAATTTACAGGCACTTTTCCCTAAAAATGAAGTAATTGTCCTTACTTTAAAAGAATTTGCTGAAAGGGAAAAAACCTATTGGGCAAATGGTACAGCGATTGGTTTTATCTTTGGTTTAGGTACAGTAGTCGGTTTTATCGTCGGTATCGTCATTGTCTATCAGATTCTCTATTCCGATGTCACCGATCACTTACCCGAATACGCTACCCTAAAAGCTATGGGTTACGGTGATTGGTATTTAGTCGGGGTTTTGATGCAAGAGGCCTTATTACTAGCGGTTTTGGGGTATATACCGGGGTTTATCGTCTCTCTCGGTGTTTATCATCTCGCTTCCTCCGCTACACTGTTACCGATAGTGATGACTACCCCTAGGGCGATCGAAGTTTTAATCCTGACAATTATTATGTGTATTGCCTCTGGAATTGTCGCCATGGGCAAATTAAGGACAGCAGATCCAGCCGATATTTTTTAA
- a CDS encoding ABC exporter membrane fusion protein, with product MKGKTFVKPNQKLIIGLIVLGTGLLGITTFYSLSQVAPKPETKTPVVASPAPQKITALGRIEPRTEIISISAPMLLNSDRVIQLLVDEGDSVKTGQIIAILESQERLEDNLQQAQEQVKVAAAKLEQVKAGAKVGEIDANAANVRKIEAQWVGDQATQRTTIQRLTAQLEGDIAAQKATIGKLEAEYRNAKAEFDRYEKLYQEGAISASSFDSKRLNLETSNQQLTEAKVTLERIERTGKQQIQEAKTTLARIESTGQQQIKEARSTLNQVSEVRGVDVRAAQAEVNAALVAVKKAQTELNQAYIRSPITGKVIKVNTRIGEQISDQGIVDLAETERMEVIAEIYQSDIGKIRSGQTATITGSAFKGEVSGKVRLIALKVDQQNIFSNQPGENFDRKVISVRIALDRKNSEKVAGLTNSQVTVTINE from the coding sequence ATGAAAGGTAAAACTTTTGTGAAACCAAATCAAAAGTTAATAATCGGGTTAATAGTATTAGGCACGGGATTATTAGGAATAACCACCTTTTATAGTCTTTCCCAAGTCGCCCCCAAACCCGAAACCAAAACCCCTGTAGTTGCCTCGCCCGCACCGCAAAAAATCACCGCTTTAGGCAGAATTGAACCGAGGACAGAAATTATCAGCATATCTGCCCCGATGTTGCTTAATTCCGATCGAGTCATACAATTATTAGTCGATGAAGGAGATAGCGTCAAAACGGGACAAATAATCGCCATTCTCGAAAGTCAGGAAAGATTAGAGGATAACCTGCAACAGGCACAAGAACAGGTGAAAGTAGCCGCAGCCAAACTAGAACAGGTGAAAGCTGGGGCAAAAGTCGGTGAAATCGATGCTAATGCCGCTAACGTGCGAAAAATCGAGGCACAATGGGTAGGGGATCAAGCAACCCAAAGGACAACCATCCAAAGATTAACAGCGCAATTAGAAGGGGATATAGCCGCCCAAAAAGCGACAATTGGCAAATTAGAAGCAGAATATCGCAATGCCAAAGCTGAATTTGATCGCTACGAAAAACTCTATCAAGAAGGGGCAATTTCCGCCTCTAGTTTTGATAGTAAAAGACTGAATTTAGAAACCAGTAATCAACAACTAACAGAAGCAAAAGTTACCCTAGAGAGAATTGAACGCACTGGTAAACAACAGATACAAGAAGCCAAGACTACCCTAGCCCGGATTGAATCCACCGGTCAACAGCAGATCAAAGAGGCCAGATCCACTTTAAATCAAGTCTCAGAAGTGCGGGGAGTCGATGTGCGGGCAGCCCAAGCGGAGGTAAATGCTGCCCTAGTTGCCGTTAAAAAGGCTCAAACCGAGTTAAATCAGGCTTATATTCGATCGCCAATTACCGGCAAAGTGATTAAAGTCAATACCCGTATCGGGGAACAAATCAGCGATCAAGGAATTGTTGACCTCGCTGAAACCGAGCGCATGGAGGTAATTGCCGAAATCTATCAAAGCGATATCGGGAAAATTCGCTCTGGACAAACTGCCACGATTACCGGATCGGCGTTTAAGGGCGAAGTTAGCGGAAAAGTGCGCTTAATTGCTTTAAAAGTTGACCAACAAAATATCTTCAGCAATCAACCAGGGGAAAACTTCGATCGCAAAGTTATCTCTGTCCGCATTGCCTTAGATCGCAAAAACAGTGAAAAAGTGGCAGGTTTAACCAATTCCCAAGTAACTGTAACTATCAATGAGTAG
- a CDS encoding TetR/AcrR family transcriptional regulator: MPKIVDVEQYRKELLLKSAELFAEKGYANMTTRELAQGLGVSTGTLYHYFPSKAALFEQLVEEMCRQDVLLAKAEIDRGKTLIEKLKILGKFMTNREDSCIKQLFLSIDYSQYQGREELRRSQFFERIDRRYHQAVIEILGISDPSVAWLVVSVINGLILERLWCNEQIAIDEQMELLGKILTTYLQKKC, encoded by the coding sequence ATGCCTAAGATAGTAGATGTAGAACAATACCGAAAAGAACTCCTCTTAAAAAGTGCCGAACTCTTTGCCGAGAAAGGCTATGCTAACATGACGACGAGAGAATTAGCGCAAGGATTAGGAGTGTCCACGGGAACGCTATACCACTACTTTCCCAGTAAAGCGGCACTTTTCGAGCAATTAGTCGAGGAGATGTGCCGGCAGGATGTTTTATTAGCTAAAGCCGAGATCGATCGAGGAAAAACCCTGATAGAAAAGCTAAAAATTCTCGGCAAATTTATGACTAATCGCGAGGATTCCTGTATCAAACAATTATTCTTATCGATCGATTATTCTCAATACCAAGGACGAGAAGAACTGCGTCGTAGTCAATTTTTTGAGCGCATTGATCGCCGCTATCATCAGGCAGTAATCGAGATTTTAGGTATTAGCGATCCGAGTGTAGCTTGGTTAGTTGTCAGCGTTATTAATGGACTGATATTAGAGCGCCTGTGGTGCAATGAACAGATTGCGATCGATGAACAAATGGAATTATTAGGTAAAATTCTTACTACTTATTTGCAGAAAAAATGTTAA
- a CDS encoding DUF2288 domain-containing protein, with amino-acid sequence MGNIHEQLLEELAEVEWSDLIPHAQRDALILVSDSLNLIEVAEAIASDQVAQVQNWIGEKLLEKPTQEQLSDWNSHPDNLFNTLIVQPFVLIQTIV; translated from the coding sequence ATGGGTAATATTCACGAGCAGTTATTAGAGGAATTAGCCGAAGTGGAATGGAGTGACTTGATCCCCCATGCTCAAAGGGATGCGCTGATCCTGGTTTCCGATTCCCTCAATTTAATCGAAGTGGCAGAAGCGATCGCCAGTGATCAGGTTGCTCAAGTGCAGAATTGGATCGGGGAAAAACTACTAGAAAAACCGACACAAGAGCAATTAAGCGATTGGAATTCCCATCCCGATAACCTTTTTAATACACTAATCGTGCAACCTTTTGTGTTAATTCAGACCATAGTTTAG
- the hemF gene encoding oxygen-dependent coproporphyrinogen oxidase, giving the protein MTAFTTTPTLANLPASDSRSRVSEFMKSLQDEICQGLEEVDGQAKFIEDSWQRPEGGGGRSRVLREGAIFEQAGVNFSEVWGKELPPSIAKQRPEAAGHQFYATGTSMVLHPHNPYIPTVHLNYRYFEAGPVWWFGGGADLTPYYGFEEDASHFHRTFKQVCDQHHPEYYPVFKRWCDEYFYLNHRQEARGIGGIFFDYQDGLDPLYRGPFAESDAAIYSEKLSPQQPRNWEEIFSFINDCGRAFLPAYVPIVQKRRSTEYGDRERQFQLYRRGRYVEFNLVYDRGTIFGLQTNGRTESILMSLPPLVRWEYCYQPAANTPEAKLYDVFLKPQDWVNWQG; this is encoded by the coding sequence ATGACTGCATTCACCACAACCCCCACCCTTGCCAATTTGCCCGCCAGTGACAGCCGTAGCCGCGTCAGTGAATTTATGAAATCCCTACAGGATGAAATTTGTCAGGGATTAGAAGAAGTGGATGGACAAGCAAAATTTATCGAAGATAGTTGGCAACGGCCTGAAGGTGGCGGCGGACGTTCGCGAGTTTTGCGGGAAGGGGCAATTTTTGAACAGGCAGGGGTGAATTTTTCGGAAGTTTGGGGGAAAGAATTACCTCCTAGCATTGCCAAACAACGGCCCGAGGCTGCCGGTCATCAATTTTACGCCACGGGAACCTCGATGGTTTTGCATCCTCACAATCCTTATATTCCCACGGTTCACCTCAATTATCGCTATTTTGAAGCCGGTCCAGTTTGGTGGTTTGGCGGCGGCGCTGATTTAACTCCCTACTATGGCTTTGAAGAAGATGCTAGTCATTTTCACCGCACTTTTAAACAGGTTTGCGACCAACATCATCCCGAATATTATCCCGTTTTTAAACGCTGGTGTGATGAATATTTTTATCTCAATCATCGTCAGGAAGCCAGAGGCATCGGCGGGATTTTCTTTGATTACCAAGACGGTTTAGACCCTCTCTATCGGGGTCCCTTTGCCGAAAGTGATGCCGCTATCTATTCAGAAAAATTATCTCCCCAACAACCGCGCAACTGGGAAGAAATTTTTAGTTTCATTAATGACTGTGGCCGGGCTTTTCTACCCGCTTATGTTCCCATTGTCCAGAAACGGCGCTCGACGGAATACGGTGACAGAGAACGTCAGTTTCAACTCTATCGTCGCGGTCGTTATGTAGAATTTAATTTAGTTTATGATCGTGGCACAATTTTTGGGTTGCAAACTAATGGTCGTACCGAGTCAATTTTGATGTCTTTACCTCCTTTAGTCCGTTGGGAATACTGTTATCAACCTGCAGCCAATACCCCAGAAGCAAAACTCTATGATGTCTTCCTAAAACCCCAAGATTGGGTTAATTGGCAAGGTTAA
- the tilS gene encoding tRNA lysidine(34) synthetase TilS, whose translation MANFWTPLHTRLETTVKKGQLLPKNASLLVALSAGQDSLCLGQLLLDLRSRWGWQLAIAHCDHRWSQDRGLVDHVRKIAEIWQLPVYIATAPPMAETEAKARQWRYQALQTIAQEQGFNYLLTAHTRSDRAETFLYNLMRGAGSDGLSALTWLTSLTPDIFLVRPLLNVTRGETFAFCQSRELPIWYDRANENLRYARNRIRRELLPYLQTNLNPQIEKHLAQTAEILEAESDYLDSIARDIFRQVIDLDQQRLDRSPLQILPLAIQRRVIRLFLAQYLPSSPNFAEVESVVNLITGVNRDATSSLSGKIRVEVQQNWLHISYQ comes from the coding sequence TTGGCTAATTTTTGGACACCTCTCCATACTCGTCTGGAAACCACGGTGAAAAAGGGACAATTACTACCTAAAAATGCGTCTCTGTTAGTGGCATTGTCGGCAGGCCAGGATTCCCTTTGTTTAGGTCAATTATTGCTGGATTTGCGCTCTCGTTGGGGTTGGCAACTAGCGATCGCTCATTGTGATCACCGTTGGTCCCAGGACCGAGGATTAGTGGATCATGTGCGTAAAATCGCCGAAATTTGGCAATTACCCGTTTATATTGCCACCGCACCCCCCATGGCGGAAACGGAAGCCAAGGCCCGACAATGGCGTTATCAAGCTTTACAAACAATCGCCCAAGAACAGGGTTTTAATTATCTTCTCACGGCACACACGAGGAGCGATCGAGCGGAAACTTTTCTTTATAATCTCATGCGCGGAGCGGGTAGTGATGGACTTTCTGCCCTAACTTGGTTGACAAGTTTAACCCCAGATATTTTTTTAGTCCGTCCCCTCTTAAATGTCACTCGCGGGGAAACTTTCGCTTTTTGTCAAAGTCGAGAATTACCGATCTGGTACGATCGAGCTAATGAGAATTTACGCTATGCTCGCAATCGCATCCGTCGGGAATTATTACCCTACCTGCAAACTAATTTAAATCCCCAAATTGAAAAACATCTCGCCCAAACTGCCGAAATTTTGGAAGCAGAAAGCGATTATTTAGATAGTATTGCCCGGGATATTTTTCGTCAGGTTATCGATCTAGATCAACAAAGACTCGATCGCTCCCCTTTACAAATTTTACCTCTAGCGATACAAAGACGGGTGATTCGTTTATTTTTGGCTCAATATTTACCCTCATCACCTAATTTTGCCGAAGTTGAGTCAGTGGTTAATCTCATTACTGGTGTTAATCGCGATGCCACTTCCTCCTTAAGCGGCAAAATTCGAGTAGAAGTACAACAAAATTGGCTACATATCAGTTATCAGTGA
- a CDS encoding ATP-dependent helicase: protein MSETKVINRESLLVNLRQQLRAGQQELADWQGGKMAISAVPGAGKSHSLAVAAAMVIAREQLHAKKQLIIVTYTRSAAASIKAKIKQRLQDLQLSAQGFSVQTLHGLALQLARRYPELSGLDLESSTLVIPTPSHRIIRNSVEKWLIADPIRYQKLLEGVEFDGEETERLRRQSVLRTEILPSLAYAAIHELKSSGLSPQQVWELSHYTDDNYQILAIASGLYQQYEILMRQKNYIDYDDMILGALRVLEEEKIRRQWQKSVFGVFEDEAQDSSPLQEKLITILAKNNDGEIPNLIRVGDPNQAINSTFTPADPVYFNWFCESCQNEGNLSTMNQAGRSNTKIIEAANLVLQWVDRDWKQGKDNHKVTEAPFRVQAILPVSAEDPQPNPVKEGKGLEIYQPDDIYQTVELIEKRLVKLLQENPQHNAAILVRENRQGHFFAQKFAHFYKSYQIRIFEANEIDRFSQIPAEMLKLLAFVERPHSPDYLKAALEVLQLRGLITAQDLNPLVTYPEQFLYPTPLDPELKSNEKIARRYCCSLLKARLELPHYQLLSFFAMTLQYSGSELATLQKLTARIYQETAGNSSLKNTINTLNEIIASERFEGVEEDNDDCYTRPGQLTIITMHKAKGLDWDYVFIPFLHEDIIPGKPWVPNGAKFLGDFSLAEVARAQIRAAVHQRYLNPDSIPIIPPPLSAWLEAGQLKKAEEYRLLYVAMTRAKRLLWMSSEKKAPFRWNTFRGDESSQLQDKNPCPVFPVLINAFPDSFCV from the coding sequence ATGAGCGAAACTAAAGTAATTAATCGAGAAAGTTTACTGGTCAATCTCCGGCAACAACTGCGAGCCGGACAACAGGAATTAGCCGATTGGCAAGGAGGAAAAATGGCCATTTCTGCGGTGCCGGGGGCGGGAAAATCCCACAGTTTGGCCGTAGCTGCCGCTATGGTTATTGCTCGTGAGCAACTTCATGCTAAAAAACAGTTAATTATTGTCACCTACACGCGCTCGGCTGCCGCTAGTATTAAAGCTAAAATTAAACAACGCTTGCAAGATTTACAACTTTCGGCCCAAGGTTTCAGCGTCCAAACTCTGCACGGACTGGCCCTACAATTGGCCCGTCGTTATCCGGAATTATCGGGATTAGACCTCGAATCTTCTACCTTAGTTATTCCGACTCCTAGCCACAGAATTATTAGAAACTCGGTGGAAAAATGGCTAATTGCCGATCCAATTCGTTATCAAAAGTTATTAGAAGGAGTGGAATTTGATGGGGAAGAAACCGAAAGATTACGCCGTCAATCGGTGCTGAGAACCGAAATTTTACCTAGTCTTGCCTATGCGGCCATTCATGAGCTAAAAAGTTCGGGATTATCACCGCAGCAAGTCTGGGAATTAAGCCACTATACCGACGATAATTATCAAATTCTCGCTATTGCTAGTGGTTTGTACCAACAGTATGAAATCCTGATGCGTCAGAAAAACTATATAGATTATGATGACATGATTTTAGGAGCCTTGCGAGTATTAGAGGAAGAAAAAATTCGCCGACAATGGCAAAAATCTGTCTTTGGAGTCTTTGAAGATGAGGCACAGGATTCTAGTCCTCTTCAAGAAAAACTAATTACTATTTTAGCAAAAAATAATGACGGGGAAATACCTAATTTAATTCGCGTCGGTGATCCCAATCAAGCGATTAATTCTACCTTTACCCCCGCCGATCCTGTTTACTTTAATTGGTTTTGTGAAAGTTGTCAAAACGAAGGCAATTTATCCACTATGAACCAAGCAGGTCGCAGCAATACTAAAATTATTGAAGCTGCTAATTTAGTTTTACAATGGGTCGATCGAGATTGGAAACAGGGAAAAGATAATCATAAAGTTACCGAGGCTCCTTTTCGAGTTCAAGCGATTCTTCCCGTCAGTGCTGAAGATCCCCAACCTAATCCAGTTAAGGAGGGAAAAGGATTAGAAATTTATCAACCTGATGATATTTATCAAACAGTAGAATTAATTGAAAAACGTCTAGTTAAATTACTTCAAGAAAACCCTCAACATAATGCCGCTATCCTCGTTAGAGAAAATCGACAAGGACACTTTTTTGCTCAAAAATTTGCCCATTTTTATAAAAGTTATCAGATCAGAATTTTTGAAGCTAACGAGATCGATCGCTTTTCCCAAATTCCCGCCGAAATGCTGAAACTATTAGCTTTTGTCGAACGTCCCCACTCTCCCGATTATCTGAAAGCGGCCTTAGAAGTGTTACAATTGAGGGGTTTAATTACTGCCCAAGATTTAAATCCTTTAGTTACCTATCCCGAACAATTTCTTTATCCTACTCCCCTCGATCCTGAACTGAAATCTAACGAAAAAATCGCCCGTCGTTATTGCTGCAGTTTACTAAAAGCTAGATTAGAATTACCCCATTATCAACTCCTATCTTTTTTCGCTATGACTCTCCAATATTCGGGGTCAGAATTAGCAACTTTGCAAAAATTAACCGCCCGTATTTATCAGGAAACTGCTGGTAATAGTTCTCTCAAAAATACCATTAATACTCTTAATGAAATTATCGCCTCTGAGCGATTTGAAGGGGTGGAAGAAGATAACGACGATTGTTATACTCGTCCCGGACAACTGACGATTATTACTATGCACAAAGCCAAGGGTTTAGACTGGGATTATGTTTTTATTCCCTTTCTTCATGAAGATATTATCCCGGGCAAACCTTGGGTTCCCAATGGGGCAAAGTTTTTGGGAGATTTTAGCCTTGCAGAAGTGGCCCGGGCGCAAATTCGAGCAGCAGTTCATCAACGCTATTTAAACCCCGACAGCATACCAATTATTCCCCCACCTTTAAGCGCTTGGTTAGAAGCTGGACAACTTAAAAAAGCTGAAGAATACCGACTTTTGTATGTAGCGATGACGCGAGCAAAAAGACTTTTATGGATGTCGAGTGAAAAAAAAGCTCCCTTCCGTTGGAACACTTTTCGCGGAGATGAAAGTAGTCAATTACAGGATAAAAATCCCTGTCCTGTCTTTCCTGTTTTAATCAATGCTTTCCCCGATTCTTTCTGTGTTTAA
- a CDS encoding DUF6737 family protein: MSNSKSDNVWDHKPRWCQPWSILLTGITLIAGCWFLTQRLWLTLLLSVPILLWWFVFLILYPRTLQQQLNTERIGESID, encoded by the coding sequence ATGTCTAACTCGAAATCCGATAACGTTTGGGACCACAAACCCCGTTGGTGTCAACCTTGGTCGATTTTGTTGACAGGAATTACCCTGATTGCTGGGTGTTGGTTTTTAACTCAGCGTCTCTGGTTAACCCTACTCTTATCTGTTCCCATACTCCTCTGGTGGTTTGTCTTCCTAATTCTTTATCCGCGGACGCTGCAGCAACAGTTAAACACAGAAAGAATCGGGGAAAGCATTGATTAA
- a CDS encoding 4-hydroxybenzoate solanesyltransferase, with the protein MTISQPDLEPTWMTIIRLLRWDKPAGRLILMIPALWGVFLAADGVPPLPLIGVIILGTLATSAAGCVVNDLWDRDIDPQVDRTRNRPLAARALSIKVGLIIALIAFFCAAILALYLNLLSFCLCLAAVPLIICYPLAKRFFPVPQLVLSLAWGFAVLICWSAVTGSLNSNTFILWGAVIFWTLAFDTIYALSDREDDLKVGINSSAIFFGKYAPEAVGVFFALTVGLLAWEGQKMQLSASFWLGLGLAAIAWLRQYWLLRQSDLPKPVYGQMFGQNVWVGFILLAAMIAGSLY; encoded by the coding sequence ATGACTATATCCCAACCCGATCTAGAACCCACTTGGATGACGATTATTCGCCTCTTGCGCTGGGATAAACCCGCAGGTAGGTTAATTTTGATGATTCCCGCTTTATGGGGGGTATTTTTGGCGGCAGACGGGGTGCCACCGCTACCCTTGATCGGGGTGATCATTTTGGGAACTTTGGCCACTAGCGCCGCCGGCTGTGTGGTTAACGATCTTTGGGATCGGGATATTGATCCACAGGTTGATCGCACTCGTAACCGTCCTTTAGCGGCCAGAGCTTTATCGATCAAGGTTGGTCTGATTATCGCTCTGATTGCTTTCTTTTGCGCCGCAATTTTAGCTTTATATCTGAATTTACTGAGTTTTTGCCTATGTTTAGCCGCCGTTCCCTTGATTATCTGCTATCCTCTCGCCAAGCGTTTTTTTCCTGTACCCCAATTGGTTCTTTCTCTCGCTTGGGGTTTTGCGGTTTTAATCTGTTGGAGTGCCGTCACCGGGTCGTTAAATAGTAATACATTTATATTATGGGGAGCGGTGATTTTTTGGACATTAGCATTTGATACAATTTATGCTCTGTCCGATCGAGAGGATGATCTCAAGGTTGGTATTAACTCCAGTGCCATATTTTTCGGCAAATACGCTCCGGAAGCCGTGGGGGTCTTTTTTGCCCTGACAGTGGGTTTATTGGCTTGGGAGGGGCAAAAAATGCAGTTATCAGCCTCTTTTTGGCTAGGGTTGGGTCTAGCGGCGATTGCTTGGTTGCGTCAATACTGGTTGTTACGTCAATCGGATTTACCCAAACCAGTTTATGGTCAAATGTTTGGTCAAAATGTTTGGGTCGGTTTTATTTTATTAGCGGCTATGATTGCGGGGAGTTTGTATTAA
- a CDS encoding DUF427 domain-containing protein, whose product MFRPQPIPAKAGQESVWDYPRPPRLELSPKHLKIIFNGVIIADTKSSYRVLETSHPPVYYLPPQDIKMEYLQATAEKSFCEWKGLAGYYNITVGDQQAINAAWYYPDPTPEFQAIKNYLAFYPAKMSACYADGELVQPQPGNFYGGWITSDVVGPFKGVPNSWGW is encoded by the coding sequence ATGTTTCGTCCCCAACCGATACCAGCAAAAGCAGGACAGGAATCCGTCTGGGATTATCCTCGTCCCCCGCGCCTAGAATTATCGCCTAAACACCTAAAAATTATCTTTAATGGGGTGATAATTGCCGATACTAAAAGCAGTTATCGAGTTCTAGAAACCAGTCATCCCCCAGTTTATTATCTACCGCCCCAAGATATTAAAATGGAATACCTGCAAGCCACAGCAGAAAAGTCTTTTTGTGAGTGGAAAGGTCTAGCCGGATATTACAATATCACCGTTGGGGATCAACAGGCAATTAACGCCGCTTGGTATTATCCGGACCCGACACCAGAGTTTCAGGCAATTAAGAATTATCTGGCTTTTTATCCCGCCAAAATGAGCGCTTGTTATGCCGACGGTGAATTAGTACAACCGCAGCCCGGCAACTTTTACGGGGGATGGATAACCTCCGATGTGGTTGGTCCGTTTAAAGGCGTTCCTAATAGTTGGGGCTGGTAA
- a CDS encoding DUF1499 domain-containing protein, with product MTETSDTVKKSFRLTPFIFLGILLIWLGIRLIAPDSVSLFAGTRPDYLGVREGKLASCPTTPNCVSSQSQDQAHAIEPLSYQGSGEKAIEQLAKIIASQPRTKIINQDSNYLYAEFSSQWMGFVDDVEFSLNPSKNAIDVRSASRLGESDLNVNRERVETLRKLFSVISNQ from the coding sequence ATGACTGAAACTTCCGACACGGTGAAAAAATCTTTCCGGCTAACCCCGTTTATTTTCCTAGGAATACTGCTCATCTGGCTAGGAATTAGGTTAATTGCTCCCGATAGCGTCAGTTTATTCGCCGGTACTCGTCCCGATTATTTGGGAGTCAGGGAGGGTAAACTGGCCTCTTGTCCGACCACTCCTAATTGTGTTAGTAGTCAGAGTCAGGATCAGGCTCATGCGATCGAACCCCTTAGTTATCAGGGTAGCGGTGAAAAAGCGATCGAGCAATTAGCTAAAATTATCGCCTCCCAACCGAGAACTAAAATTATTAACCAAGATAGTAACTATCTCTACGCCGAATTTAGCAGTCAATGGATGGGATTTGTCGATGATGTGGAATTTTCTCTTAATCCTAGCAAAAATGCGATCGATGTTCGCTCGGCCTCCCGGTTAGGAGAATCGGATTTAAATGTCAATCGAGAACGAGTGGAAACCCTGAGAAAACTCTTTTCAGTGATCAGTAATCAGTAA